A DNA window from Kitasatospora viridis contains the following coding sequences:
- a CDS encoding amino acid adenylation domain-containing protein, whose translation MDDVPATDSGRHRVLRNGAGAYAVWRAGAPVPSGWQEVCAAGSRGAALAEVARRWAGPNGLERRGGDGPTLHRLFRARAARQPRALAVVSDEEQLSYGELDDRTDRLAGALRAMGVREGEALPICLPRSTDLVVALLAALKAGAVFLPLDPDYPDARLAHLVAGCGATRVLTSRGNRRRFAGTPVEAVATDEYRTGGAAATSTDPALVGADDPAYLIYTSGTTGAPKGVLVSHRSLAFTVSRAAAAYRITPADRVLHLAALGFDTALEQLFAPLLSGATVVLGGRTTWAPSELLDQLPRLAITVADLTPAYWHHLLGLIPEHEPNPARPRLLIVGGDTVHADDCRDCLRLLPGTRLLNAYGVTEAAVTSTLWEATSAALAQAPAAPVPIGRPLPGARVHLLDAALQPVRPGERGEIYLGGPGVALGYWRSPELTAERFLPDPYARGAGERMYRTGDAGRWRPDGNLELLGRFDDQVKVRGFRVDPVEIESVLAAHPAVRMARVCPAEDGGPDGERRLTAYYTLTDRSRSGADARRSGLRRYLAERLPSFMVPAEFVLLDQLPLTPAGKVDRLRLPRTEPRVRRRAEEDGGPDGRGPGGGAGGSAATRADLARAWEQVLGIERVRAEDDFFELGGNSLLLMEMLARARGTFGIEVGWIRFLTRSLLHDSRLGAFAEAVDIARTGARQAVAREVDLAAESTLDGAGIRTGGGPRPRREAPAELLITGATGFCGIHLLAVLLATTRARIHCLVRAPDEQHAWERLRAAHQRFLGRDLAADRVLPLVGDLTRPRLGLTERRFTELAGSLDAIHHLGGQVNFIYPYHQLHAANVAGTREVIRLAGHSRGIPVHYLSTLAVLAGFGAAGVHEVTEETPLAHSDRLGVGYVESKWVAEAMLHRAAAAGLPVTVVRTNDVTGDLAGGTPNTGTEICALIKYIAESGSCPDVQLPLDFVPADRFSRALAHLAADAPAGGDVYHVVSPRPVLLGSLAARLRALGHPVEEVPFPAWVEALVQFAAGHPTHPMTAFVPLFVDRAPGTELSISEMYFRPVFPRFSRANADRALDGSGVELPPVDDALLDHFIGRLQATGWLAAPGRVLSP comes from the coding sequence ATGGATGATGTGCCAGCGACCGACAGTGGTCGTCACCGCGTGCTGCGCAACGGCGCGGGCGCGTACGCCGTCTGGCGCGCCGGCGCCCCGGTCCCCAGCGGGTGGCAGGAGGTCTGCGCGGCCGGGTCGCGCGGCGCGGCGCTGGCCGAGGTGGCCCGCCGCTGGGCCGGCCCGAACGGCCTGGAGCGGCGCGGCGGCGACGGCCCGACCCTGCACCGGCTCTTCCGGGCCCGGGCCGCCCGGCAGCCGCGCGCCCTCGCGGTGGTCTCCGACGAGGAGCAGCTCAGCTACGGCGAACTCGACGACCGCACCGACCGCTTGGCCGGTGCGCTGCGCGCCATGGGCGTGCGGGAGGGCGAGGCGCTGCCGATCTGCCTGCCCCGCAGCACCGACCTGGTGGTCGCGCTGCTCGCCGCACTGAAAGCCGGGGCCGTCTTCCTGCCGCTCGACCCCGACTACCCGGACGCCCGGCTGGCCCACCTGGTGGCCGGCTGCGGCGCCACCCGGGTGCTGACCAGCCGCGGCAACCGCCGGCGCTTCGCCGGCACCCCGGTCGAGGCCGTGGCGACCGACGAGTACCGCACCGGCGGCGCGGCGGCCACGTCCACCGACCCGGCCCTGGTGGGCGCCGACGACCCCGCGTACCTGATCTACACCTCCGGCACCACGGGCGCGCCCAAGGGCGTGCTGGTCAGCCACCGTTCGCTCGCCTTCACGGTGTCCCGGGCCGCCGCGGCCTACCGGATCACGCCGGCCGACCGGGTGCTGCACCTGGCCGCCCTCGGCTTCGACACCGCGCTGGAGCAGCTCTTCGCGCCGCTGCTCAGCGGCGCCACGGTGGTCCTCGGCGGGCGGACCACCTGGGCCCCCAGCGAGCTGCTCGACCAGCTGCCCCGGCTGGCGATCACCGTCGCCGACCTCACCCCCGCCTACTGGCACCACCTGCTCGGCCTGATCCCGGAGCACGAGCCGAACCCCGCCCGCCCGCGCCTGCTGATCGTCGGCGGCGACACCGTGCACGCCGACGACTGCCGCGACTGCCTGCGCCTGCTGCCCGGCACCCGGCTGCTCAACGCCTACGGCGTCACCGAGGCCGCGGTCACCTCGACGCTGTGGGAGGCGACCAGCGCGGCCCTGGCGCAGGCGCCGGCCGCCCCCGTGCCGATCGGCCGGCCGCTGCCCGGCGCCCGGGTGCACCTGCTGGACGCCGCCCTGCAACCGGTGCGCCCGGGCGAGCGGGGCGAGATCTACCTCGGCGGGCCGGGCGTGGCGCTGGGCTACTGGCGCAGCCCCGAGCTCACCGCCGAACGCTTCCTGCCCGACCCCTACGCCCGGGGCGCCGGCGAGCGGATGTACCGCACCGGGGACGCCGGGCGCTGGCGGCCGGACGGCAACCTGGAGTTGCTCGGCCGCTTCGACGACCAGGTCAAGGTCCGCGGCTTCCGGGTCGACCCGGTCGAGATCGAGAGCGTGCTCGCCGCGCACCCCGCAGTCCGGATGGCCCGGGTCTGCCCGGCCGAGGACGGCGGCCCCGACGGCGAGCGCCGGCTGACCGCCTACTACACGCTGACCGACCGGTCGCGCTCCGGCGCCGACGCCCGCCGCTCCGGGCTGCGCCGGTACCTGGCCGAGCGGCTGCCCTCGTTCATGGTCCCGGCCGAGTTCGTGCTGCTCGACCAGCTGCCGCTGACCCCGGCGGGCAAGGTCGACCGGCTGCGGTTACCCCGCACCGAGCCCCGGGTGCGCCGCCGCGCCGAGGAGGACGGCGGACCGGACGGACGCGGCCCCGGCGGCGGGGCGGGCGGCTCGGCCGCCACCCGGGCCGACCTGGCCCGGGCCTGGGAGCAGGTGCTCGGCATCGAACGGGTCAGGGCCGAGGACGACTTCTTCGAGCTCGGCGGCAACTCGCTGCTGCTGATGGAGATGCTGGCCCGGGCCCGCGGCACGTTCGGCATCGAGGTCGGGTGGATCCGCTTCCTGACCCGCTCGCTGCTGCACGACTCCCGGCTGGGCGCCTTCGCGGAGGCCGTCGACATCGCCCGCACCGGGGCCCGCCAGGCCGTCGCCCGCGAGGTGGACCTGGCCGCCGAGTCGACCCTGGACGGCGCCGGGATCCGCACCGGCGGCGGGCCGCGGCCGCGCCGGGAGGCGCCGGCCGAGCTGCTGATCACCGGGGCGACCGGGTTCTGCGGCATCCACCTGCTGGCGGTGCTGCTGGCCACCACCCGGGCCCGGATCCACTGCCTGGTCCGCGCCCCCGACGAGCAGCACGCCTGGGAGCGCCTGCGCGCGGCCCACCAGCGCTTCCTCGGCCGGGACTTGGCCGCCGACCGGGTGCTGCCGCTGGTCGGGGACCTGACCCGGCCGCGGCTCGGGCTGACCGAGCGGCGCTTCACCGAGCTGGCCGGCTCGCTCGACGCCATCCACCACCTCGGCGGGCAGGTCAACTTCATCTACCCGTACCACCAGTTGCACGCGGCCAACGTGGCCGGCACCCGCGAGGTGATCCGGCTGGCCGGGCACTCGCGGGGCATCCCGGTGCACTACCTGTCGACGCTGGCGGTGCTGGCCGGCTTCGGCGCGGCGGGGGTGCACGAGGTGACCGAGGAGACCCCGCTGGCCCACTCCGACCGGCTCGGGGTGGGGTACGTGGAGAGCAAGTGGGTGGCCGAGGCGATGCTGCACCGGGCCGCCGCGGCCGGCCTGCCGGTCACCGTGGTGCGGACCAACGACGTCACCGGCGACCTGGCCGGCGGCACCCCGAACACCGGCACCGAGATCTGTGCCCTCATCAAGTACATCGCGGAGAGCGGGAGTTGCCCGGACGTGCAGCTGCCGCTGGACTTCGTGCCGGCCGACCGGTTCAGCCGGGCGCTGGCCCACCTGGCCGCCGACGCGCCGGCCGGCGGCGACGTCTACCACGTGGTCAGCCCGCGTCCGGTGCTGCTCGGCTCGCTCGCGGCCCGGCTGCGGGCGCTCGGCCACCCGGTGGAGGAAGTGCCGTTCCCCGCCTGGGTGGAGGCCCTGGTGCAGTTCGCGGCCGGGCACCCCACCCACCCGATGACGGCCTTCGTGCCGCTGTTCGTGGACCGGGCCCCGGGCACCGAGCTGTCGATCAGCGAGATGTACTTCCGGCCGGTCTTCCCGCGCTTCTCGCGGGCCAACGCGGACCGGGCGCTGGACGGCAGCGGCGTCGAACTTCCGCCGGTGGACGACGCGTTGCTCGACCACTTCATCGGCCGGCTGCAGGCGACCGGGTGGCTGGCGGCGCCCGGGCGGGTGCTCTCGCCGTGA
- a CDS encoding putative bifunctional diguanylate cyclase/phosphodiesterase, translating into MTRGRQQLMACYLVWMVVFTGIYYVYPTQRIIWWTGIGFGGVAAIVVGVRLNRPAHPVPWLLLALANFSFTCGEIVQVVQTQFLHLNNPFPSVADGFYLAEYALYAIGVLGFVRWRTAHQDWASLLDALILSVGLGLLTWIYLVLPNVHTPDLSVVAKAVSIAYPLGDILILAMLMRLLVPHGGKSPSLVLLTVGSLGLLASDTAYGLIQLHGTWHIGTPVDLGWALFYCLWGAAALHPSMVELTRPIPGRSGDIGAGRLVLLTLASLIAPAILILEASTGQSHHAGVIGGFSAVLFVLVAARLAGVVLMHRQVLARERALREAGAALTSAATVDEVVAAVQVVGSGLMPHEDGYRALLAIDEGGALRIRDPRPAGAAADPAAPTLALSRLETVRSTELRRAEDFPPVLAELLGTAPAALLCPLALTERPAGDSLLGLLVVSGTEHELTGLWSSLEILAAQSALALERVVLSQEVNRRNSEAYFRTVVQNASDVILILTPDDDRIRFASASAERVLGYPSLDGLRLTDLVPTEESRGIGLALARMGSGAHDGQREHWRLLRQDRTAIEAEVHCADLREDPTVGGLVLTLRDVTEQRQMERELTHRAFHDSLTGLANRVLFQDRVDHALSRSRRSGTVTGVLFIDLDDFKMVNDTQGHAVGDELLVAVSLRLSGALRTSDTAARLGGDEFAVLVEDALRTADVQAIADSVLTAFNEPFRLSSGTARIAASIGVASTEDSVQSAELLTHADLALYAAKAAGKRQWRHYHPSLQAGLIERHELNEHLDNAVAVADSAFALHYQPIVDLSNGELVAFEALVRWPQDQRAMMMPDEFIPVAEESGQIVRLGAWVLQRAVADGEGWQRLRGPSAGRGVPPLRLNVNVSARQFREADFVDVVRDIVRGSALERGSLVLELTESVLMNRDERVHADMRELCDLGIGIAIDDFGTGYSSLSYLREFPISILKIDKSFIDGLAHSAQQYALVEGIARIAEKLGVEVIAEGIENTAQRDLLAEMGCPLGQGYLFSHPLSLEEADALVRLHGRLTV; encoded by the coding sequence TTGACCCGCGGGCGACAGCAGTTGATGGCGTGCTACCTGGTCTGGATGGTGGTCTTCACCGGGATCTACTACGTCTATCCGACCCAGCGGATCATCTGGTGGACCGGCATCGGGTTCGGCGGGGTGGCCGCCATCGTGGTCGGCGTGCGGCTGAACCGGCCCGCCCACCCGGTGCCCTGGCTGCTGCTCGCGTTGGCCAACTTCAGCTTCACCTGCGGCGAGATCGTCCAGGTGGTGCAGACCCAGTTCCTGCACCTGAACAACCCGTTCCCGTCCGTCGCCGACGGCTTCTACCTGGCCGAGTACGCGCTGTACGCGATCGGCGTGCTCGGCTTCGTCCGCTGGCGCACCGCGCACCAGGACTGGGCCAGCCTGCTGGACGCGCTCATCCTCAGCGTGGGCCTCGGGCTGCTCACCTGGATCTACCTGGTGCTGCCCAACGTGCACACGCCGGACCTGAGCGTGGTGGCCAAGGCGGTCTCGATCGCCTACCCGCTCGGCGACATCCTGATCCTGGCGATGCTGATGCGGCTGCTGGTGCCGCACGGGGGCAAGAGTCCGTCGCTGGTGCTGCTCACCGTCGGCAGCCTGGGCCTGCTCGCCTCGGACACCGCCTACGGGCTGATCCAGCTGCACGGCACCTGGCACATCGGCACGCCCGTGGACCTCGGGTGGGCGCTCTTCTACTGCCTGTGGGGAGCCGCGGCGTTGCACCCCTCCATGGTCGAGCTGACCCGGCCGATCCCCGGGCGCAGCGGGGACATCGGCGCCGGGCGGCTGGTGCTGCTCACGCTCGCCTCGCTGATCGCCCCGGCCATCCTGATCCTGGAGGCCTCCACCGGGCAGAGCCACCACGCCGGGGTGATCGGCGGCTTCTCCGCGGTGCTGTTCGTGCTGGTGGCGGCCCGGCTGGCCGGCGTGGTGCTGATGCACCGTCAGGTGCTGGCCCGTGAGCGCGCGCTGCGCGAGGCCGGGGCCGCACTGACCTCGGCGGCCACGGTCGACGAGGTGGTGGCCGCGGTGCAGGTGGTCGGCAGCGGGCTGATGCCGCACGAGGACGGTTACCGGGCGCTGCTCGCGATCGACGAGGGCGGCGCGCTGCGGATCCGCGACCCCCGCCCGGCCGGCGCCGCCGCCGACCCGGCCGCGCCGACCCTCGCGCTGTCCCGCCTGGAGACGGTGCGCAGCACCGAGCTGCGGCGGGCCGAGGACTTCCCGCCGGTGCTCGCCGAGCTGCTCGGCACCGCCCCGGCCGCCCTGCTCTGCCCGCTCGCGCTGACCGAGCGCCCCGCGGGGGACTCGCTGCTCGGCCTGCTGGTGGTCAGCGGCACCGAGCACGAGCTCACGGGTTTATGGAGTTCCCTGGAGATCCTGGCGGCCCAGTCGGCGCTGGCGCTGGAGCGGGTGGTGCTCAGCCAGGAGGTGAACCGGCGCAACAGCGAGGCGTACTTCCGCACCGTGGTGCAGAACGCCTCCGACGTCATCCTGATCCTCACGCCCGACGACGACCGGATCCGCTTCGCCAGCGCCTCCGCCGAGCGGGTGCTCGGCTACCCCAGCCTGGACGGCCTGCGGCTGACCGACCTGGTCCCGACCGAGGAGAGCCGGGGCATCGGCCTGGCGCTGGCCCGGATGGGCTCGGGCGCCCACGACGGGCAGCGCGAGCACTGGCGGCTGCTGCGCCAGGACCGGACCGCGATCGAGGCCGAGGTGCACTGCGCCGACCTGCGCGAGGACCCGACCGTCGGTGGACTGGTACTGACCCTGCGCGACGTCACCGAGCAGCGGCAGATGGAGCGCGAGCTCACCCACCGCGCCTTCCACGACTCGCTGACCGGCTTGGCCAACCGGGTGCTCTTCCAGGACCGGGTCGACCACGCGCTCTCCCGCAGCCGGCGCTCCGGCACGGTCACCGGGGTGCTCTTCATCGACCTGGACGACTTCAAGATGGTCAACGACACCCAGGGGCACGCGGTCGGCGACGAGCTGCTGGTCGCCGTGTCGCTGCGGCTCAGCGGCGCGCTGCGCACCTCCGACACCGCGGCCCGGCTCGGCGGCGACGAGTTCGCGGTGCTGGTCGAGGACGCGCTGCGCACCGCCGACGTGCAGGCGATCGCGGACAGCGTGCTGACCGCCTTCAACGAGCCCTTCCGGCTCAGCTCCGGCACGGCCAGGATCGCGGCCAGCATCGGCGTCGCCAGCACCGAGGACAGTGTGCAGTCGGCCGAGCTGCTCACCCACGCCGACCTCGCGCTGTACGCGGCCAAGGCGGCCGGCAAGCGCCAGTGGCGGCACTACCACCCCTCCCTGCAGGCCGGGTTGATCGAGCGTCACGAGCTCAACGAGCACCTGGACAACGCGGTCGCGGTCGCCGACTCGGCGTTCGCCCTGCACTACCAGCCGATCGTCGACCTCAGCAACGGCGAGCTGGTCGCCTTCGAGGCGCTGGTGCGCTGGCCGCAGGACCAGCGGGCCATGATGATGCCGGACGAGTTCATCCCGGTGGCCGAGGAGAGCGGCCAGATCGTCCGGCTGGGCGCCTGGGTGCTGCAGCGCGCGGTGGCCGACGGCGAGGGCTGGCAGCGGCTGCGCGGCCCGAGCGCCGGTCGCGGGGTGCCGCCGCTGCGGCTGAACGTCAACGTCTCGGCCCGCCAGTTCCGCGAGGCCGACTTCGTCGACGTGGTCCGCGACATCGTGCGCGGCTCCGCGCTGGAGCGCGGCTCGCTGGTGCTGGAGCTGACCGAGAGCGTGCTGATGAACCGCGACGAGCGGGTGCACGCCGACATGCGCGAACTGTGCGACCTCGGCATCGGGATCGCGATCGACGACTTCGGCACCGGCTACTCCTCGCTGAGCTACCTGCGGGAGTTCCCGATCTCCATCCTGAAGATCGACAAGTCCTTCATCGACGGCCTCGCCCACTCCGCCCAGCAGTACGCGCTGGTCGAGGGCATCGCCCGGATCGCCGAGAAGCTCGGCGTCGAGGTGATCGCCGAGGGCATCGAGAACACCGCGCAGCGCGACCTGCTGGCCGAGATGGGCTGCCCGCTCGGCCAGGGCTACCTGTTCTCCCACCCGCTCTCGCTGGAGGAGGCCGACGCGCTGGTGCGCCTGCACGGGCGGCTGACGGTGTAG
- a CDS encoding leucyl/phenylalanyl-tRNA--protein transferase, giving the protein MTGAPTDGRWCEALDLANAPGDAPAAFCADLSPSSLLAAYRRGLFPLPAADEYAAALNEALFEGRVADGSIGLSGAPAQAYRVAWWSPDPRPVLAPDQVHLTRRLTRRLRNGTPWSATADRAFGEVLAACAAGREQQWLTAELRASLERLHRDGFAHSAEVWEGGELVGGVFGVLAGPVLSLDSMFHRRPGAGQVAVAELGARFAEAGGELLDAQWDSPHVRALGARPVGRAAYLARLGRDAVPGGLPGGERPVARAAVLAPARS; this is encoded by the coding sequence GTGACCGGCGCGCCGACCGACGGCCGGTGGTGCGAGGCGCTCGACCTGGCGAACGCCCCCGGCGACGCGCCCGCCGCCTTCTGCGCCGACCTCTCGCCGTCGAGCCTGCTGGCCGCCTACCGCCGGGGCCTGTTCCCGCTGCCGGCCGCCGACGAGTACGCGGCGGCGCTCAACGAGGCGCTGTTCGAGGGCCGGGTCGCGGACGGCTCGATCGGCCTGTCCGGCGCCCCGGCGCAGGCCTACCGGGTGGCCTGGTGGTCGCCGGACCCGCGCCCGGTGCTCGCCCCCGACCAGGTGCACCTGACCCGCCGGCTCACCCGCCGGCTGCGCAACGGCACGCCCTGGTCGGCCACCGCGGACCGGGCCTTCGGCGAGGTGCTGGCCGCCTGCGCGGCGGGGCGCGAGCAGCAGTGGCTGACCGCGGAGCTGCGCGCGTCCCTGGAGCGGCTGCACCGGGACGGGTTCGCGCACAGCGCGGAGGTCTGGGAGGGCGGCGAGCTGGTCGGGGGCGTCTTCGGCGTGCTCGCGGGACCGGTCCTCAGCCTGGACTCGATGTTCCACCGCCGCCCGGGCGCCGGGCAGGTGGCCGTGGCCGAGCTGGGCGCACGGTTCGCCGAGGCGGGCGGGGAGTTGCTCGACGCGCAGTGGGACAGCCCGCACGTGCGCGCGCTGGGTGCCCGCCCGGTCGGCCGGGCGGCCTACCTGGCGCGGCTGGGGCGGGACGCGGTGCCGGGCGGGCTGCCGGGCGGCGAGCGGCCGGTGGCGCGCGCGGCCGTGCTTGCCCCCGCCCGAAGTTGA
- a CDS encoding non-ribosomal peptide synthetase, whose amino-acid sequence MTRPAAPSTTDALDTALDSAPDTALDTADRLEPVHRTIARHARRTPDAPALVEDGRTLTYRELDAAAARVAAELRRRGAGPGQVVAVLAPRGTDAVVGALGVLRAGAAYLPLDPAQPRERLAGILRTAAVELLVAADSAAALAPLPADRVLLLDACPAVDEPSAPAGPADLAYVVFTSGSTGEPKGVLVGHDSLANLCAWHRQAHGTGPADRFSAVFSPGFDGAVAELWPALTAGAQLHLAPASATLEPARLRDWLLEHRITVSLLPTPLAEALLALDWPADCALRVVHAAGDRLRARPAPELPFAFGNAYGPTENTVWSTEGPVTPDGEGLPDLGLPVAGALVRVLDEELREAPVGEPGELYLAGPGLARGYVNRPALTADRFVPDPTRPGARMYRTGDLASRRPDGRLDFLGRTDRQIKLRGFRIEPGEVEMAVRSHETVADAHVMLHQSAAGDRLVAYLVPTDLRRWTSPAELRAHVADRLPEYLRPGVYVALERMPLTVNGKVDVAALPEPPRTANRTAQGPLVAPRTALERAVAAAWCAVLCLAEDELGVHDEFFELGGYSLLAGQIVERLRAELGRPVPITLLFEHPTVAGLAARLAEQAGPAAVPGGWQHSEEARHPLSLLQEEVWFLAQLAPRSVAYSTQTTLRVRGPLDLDLLDRALTAQARRHSILRTSFVADEDGRPWQIVRDPVEVRAERLDLRELSAADQVHRVRELVAERAERPFDLGRPPLYRWTACRLAEQEYELILVEHHFVHDGWSYVVLTRELGELYDALRTGRAPQLPELDHQYADFARWQRSAATGPELAGQRSYWLERLAGAPQRIALPTDRPRPRHQTFHGGRLRFDLPPQVPSAVRELARRSAATPYMVMLAAFVLLLHRRTGERDLCVGSGFANRRKETEHLIGMFVNSVVLRNEVPAGASFRDLLAGARKTVVDAAANQEFPFVELVRALRPPRELSANPLFQVMFNFHDTPTEELTLAGAPVAVYEHENESAKTDLNIIVIPHGSRRVGTEDYLDDRMTVLWEYSADLFDRATVEAMAAEYVELLTAALADPDAPVA is encoded by the coding sequence ATGACCCGGCCCGCCGCGCCGTCGACGACCGACGCGCTCGACACCGCACTGGACAGCGCCCCGGACACCGCACTGGACACCGCCGACCGGCTGGAGCCGGTCCACCGCACCATCGCCCGCCACGCCCGGCGCACCCCCGACGCGCCCGCCCTGGTCGAGGACGGCCGCACCCTGACCTACCGCGAGCTCGACGCGGCCGCCGCCCGGGTCGCCGCCGAGCTGCGCCGGCGCGGCGCCGGCCCCGGCCAGGTGGTGGCCGTGCTGGCCCCGCGCGGCACCGACGCCGTCGTGGGCGCCCTCGGGGTGCTCCGGGCCGGCGCCGCCTACCTGCCGCTCGACCCGGCCCAGCCGCGCGAGCGCCTGGCCGGCATCCTGCGCACCGCCGCGGTGGAGCTGCTGGTGGCGGCCGACTCGGCGGCCGCCCTCGCACCGCTGCCCGCCGACCGGGTGCTGCTGCTGGACGCCTGCCCGGCGGTTGACGAGCCGTCAGCACCGGCCGGCCCGGCCGACCTCGCCTACGTGGTCTTCACCTCCGGCTCCACCGGCGAGCCCAAGGGCGTGCTGGTCGGCCACGACTCGCTCGCCAACCTGTGCGCCTGGCACCGCCAGGCGCACGGCACCGGCCCGGCCGACCGGTTCAGCGCCGTCTTCTCCCCCGGCTTCGACGGCGCGGTGGCCGAGCTGTGGCCCGCCCTGACCGCCGGCGCCCAGCTGCACCTGGCCCCGGCGTCCGCCACCCTGGAGCCCGCCCGGCTGCGCGACTGGCTGCTGGAGCACCGGATCACCGTGTCGCTGCTGCCGACCCCGCTGGCCGAGGCGCTGCTCGCCCTGGACTGGCCGGCCGACTGCGCGCTGCGGGTGGTGCACGCGGCCGGCGACCGGCTGCGGGCCCGGCCCGCCCCGGAGCTGCCGTTCGCCTTCGGCAACGCCTACGGCCCGACCGAGAACACCGTGTGGAGCACCGAGGGGCCGGTGACCCCCGACGGCGAGGGCCTGCCCGACCTCGGCCTGCCGGTGGCCGGCGCGCTGGTCCGGGTGCTGGACGAGGAGCTGCGCGAGGCCCCCGTCGGCGAGCCCGGCGAGCTGTACCTGGCCGGCCCGGGCCTGGCCCGCGGCTACGTCAACCGCCCGGCGCTGACGGCCGACCGCTTCGTCCCCGACCCCACCCGCCCCGGCGCCCGGATGTACCGCACCGGCGACCTGGCGAGCCGCCGCCCGGACGGCCGCCTCGACTTCCTCGGCCGGACCGACCGGCAGATCAAGCTGCGCGGCTTCCGGATCGAGCCCGGCGAGGTCGAGATGGCGGTGCGCTCCCACGAGACCGTCGCCGACGCCCATGTGATGCTCCATCAGAGCGCCGCCGGGGACCGCCTGGTGGCCTACCTGGTGCCGACCGACCTGCGCCGCTGGACCAGCCCGGCCGAGCTGCGCGCCCACGTCGCCGACCGCCTGCCCGAGTACCTGCGGCCCGGCGTGTACGTGGCGCTGGAGCGGATGCCGCTGACCGTCAACGGCAAGGTCGACGTCGCGGCGCTGCCCGAGCCGCCGCGCACGGCCAACCGCACCGCCCAGGGCCCGCTGGTCGCACCGCGCACCGCGCTGGAGCGCGCCGTCGCGGCCGCCTGGTGCGCGGTGCTCTGCCTGGCGGAGGACGAACTCGGCGTCCACGACGAGTTCTTCGAGCTCGGCGGCTACTCGCTGCTGGCCGGGCAGATCGTCGAGCGGCTGCGCGCCGAGCTGGGCCGCCCCGTCCCGATCACCCTGCTGTTCGAGCACCCGACGGTGGCCGGCCTGGCCGCGCGGCTGGCCGAACAGGCCGGCCCCGCCGCCGTCCCCGGCGGCTGGCAGCACAGCGAGGAGGCCCGCCACCCGCTCTCGCTGCTCCAGGAGGAGGTCTGGTTCCTGGCCCAACTGGCCCCGCGCAGCGTCGCTTACAGCACCCAGACCACCCTGCGGGTGCGCGGCCCGCTCGACCTGGACCTGCTCGACCGGGCGCTCACCGCCCAGGCCCGCCGGCACAGCATCCTGCGCACCAGCTTCGTGGCGGACGAGGACGGCCGGCCCTGGCAGATCGTCCGCGACCCGGTCGAGGTGCGCGCCGAGCGGCTCGACCTGCGCGAGCTGTCCGCCGCCGACCAGGTGCACCGGGTGCGCGAGCTGGTCGCCGAGCGGGCCGAGCGGCCGTTCGACCTGGGCCGGCCGCCGCTGTACCGCTGGACGGCCTGCCGGCTGGCCGAGCAGGAGTACGAACTGATCCTGGTGGAGCACCACTTCGTGCACGACGGCTGGTCCTACGTGGTGCTCACCCGGGAGCTGGGCGAGCTCTACGACGCGCTGCGCACCGGCCGCGCCCCGCAGCTGCCGGAACTCGACCACCAGTACGCCGACTTCGCCCGCTGGCAGCGCTCCGCCGCGACCGGCCCCGAGCTGGCCGGCCAACGGTCCTACTGGCTGGAGCGGTTGGCCGGCGCCCCGCAGCGCATCGCGCTGCCCACCGACCGGCCCAGGCCCCGCCACCAGACCTTCCACGGCGGCCGGCTGCGCTTCGACCTGCCGCCCCAGGTGCCCTCCGCCGTCCGCGAGTTGGCGCGCCGCTCGGCGGCCACCCCGTACATGGTGATGCTGGCCGCGTTCGTGCTGCTGCTGCACCGGCGCACCGGCGAGCGGGACCTGTGCGTCGGTTCGGGCTTCGCCAACCGGCGCAAGGAGACCGAGCACCTGATCGGGATGTTCGTCAACAGCGTGGTGCTGCGCAACGAGGTGCCGGCCGGCGCGAGCTTCCGCGACCTGCTGGCCGGCGCCCGCAAGACCGTCGTCGACGCGGCGGCCAACCAGGAGTTCCCGTTCGTCGAGCTGGTCCGGGCGCTGCGGCCGCCGCGCGAGCTGTCCGCCAACCCACTGTTCCAGGTCATGTTCAACTTCCACGACACCCCGACGGAGGAACTCACCCTGGCGGGCGCCCCGGTGGCCGTCTACGAGCACGAGAACGAGTCCGCCAAGACCGACCTGAACATCATCGTCATCCCGCACGGCAGCCGCCGGGTCGGCACCGAGGACTACCTGGACGACCGGATGACGGTGCTCTGGGAGTACAGCGCCGACCTGTTCGACCGCGCGACCGTGGAGGCGATGGCCGCCGAGTACGTCGAACTGCTCACCGCCGCACTGGCCGACCCGGACGCCCCGGTGGCCTGA